One Vespula pensylvanica isolate Volc-1 chromosome 14, ASM1446617v1, whole genome shotgun sequence genomic window carries:
- the LOC122634117 gene encoding traB domain-containing protein isoform X2 gives MVKVICDLTFVVYIEQLLYTSIIKYKMTSEIGKFVETLVKDEQKDLVSSVEDKHVGVINKREDIGVQPLSSVKNITKELLLIESEKDGITTQESVMKFPTLTKTTEPLNINSIENNNRKNIECSDSNIVVNDPAIENSDNQTGSVNSSVQEYNADIDNQLPETVTLLRTPNGGKLYLVGTAHFSIESQNDVSKIIQAVQPHIVVVELCRARIGILQLDEQVMYHYAKHLNIQSIHGTFKEYGLYNGLLNILLLKMVAHITKELGMAPGGEFRRAFEEAKKVPYCMFYMGDRPINITIQRTVRFLSWWQTIKLVWHLIKIKDPISKKDVELCKQKAYLDEMVAKMSGEFPVLGEVFIKERDIYLTYSLQLACLPEYTSKGLEPTRVVGVVGLGHIPGIVENWGKVQPSDIPPIMSIPPLSLSSKILKFTFKASLISAIIYVGYKIIPLASIKSSVQGLLKNLSSFFGFYIDINIW, from the exons ATGGTTAAGGTTATATGTGATCTTACATTTGTAGTGTACATCGAACAG ttattaTATACTTCAATTATCAAGTACAAGATGACATCAGAAATTGGTAAGTTTGTTGAAACTTTGGTAAAAGATGAACAAAAAGATTTAGTATCATCTGTAGAAGATAAACATGTGggtgtaataaataaaagagaagatattgGAGTTCAGCCCTTGTCTAGCGTTAAGAATATTACCAAGGAGTTGCTTCTAATTGAATCAGAAAAAGATGGTATAACAACCCAAGAATCTGTGATGAAATTTCCTACTTTAACAAAAACAACTGAACCattgaatattaattctattgagaacaataatagaaaaaatattgaatgttCAGATAGTAATATAGTTGTTAATG ATCCAGCTATTGAGAATAGCGATAATCAAACAGGATCTGTTAATTCATCTGTACAAGAATATAATGCTGATATCGATAATCAATTACCAGAAACTGTTACACTACTTAGAACACCAAATGGTGGAAAACTATATTTAGTAGGAACAGCACATTTTAGTATTGAAAGTCAAAATGATGTATCAAAG ATAATACAAGCTGTACAGCCTCATATAGTTGTTGTTGAACTGTGTAGAGCTAGGATTGGTATATTACAGCTCGATGAACAAGTAATGTACCATTATGCAAAACATTTGAATATTC agagTATTCATGGTACTTTTAAGGAGTACGGTTTATATAatggattattaaatattctcctATTAAAAATGGTTGCTCATATCACTAAAGAACTTGGAATGGCACCTGGGGGTGAATTTCGCAGAGCTTTCGAAGAG GCCAAAAAAGTTCCATATTGTATGTTTTATATGGGAGATCGTCCAATCAATATAACTATTCAACGTACAGTACGATTTTTATCTTGGTGgcaaacaataaaattagtaTGGcatttaataaagataaaagatccAATTAGTAAAAAGGATGTAGAATTATGTAAACAAAAAGCTTACTTGGATGAAATGGTTGCTAAAATGAGTGGAGAATTTCCTGTATTAGGAGaagtatttattaaagaacGAGATATCTATTTAACATATTCTCTTCAATTGGCTTGTTTACCTGAATATACTTCCAAGGGTTTGGAGCCAACAAGAGTTGTTGGCGTTGTTGGCTTGGGCCATATACCAGGCATTGTTGAAAATTGGGGTAAAGTTCAACCTTCTGATATACCACCTATCATGAG tataccaccattatcattatcaagtaaaatactaaaatttacatttaaagCATCTTTAATAAGTGCTATAATTTATGtaggatataaaattataccaCTAGCTTCTATCAAGTCATCGGTACAGGGACTTTTAAAG aatttatcatctttctttggattttatattgatataaacaTATGGTAA
- the LOC122634117 gene encoding traB domain-containing protein isoform X1, whose protein sequence is MVKVICDLTFVVYIEQLLYTSIIKYKMTSEIGKFVETLVKDEQKDLVSSVEDKHVGVINKREDIGVQPLSSVKNITKELLLIESEKDGITTQESVMKFPTLTKTTEPLNINSIENNNRKNIECSDSNIVVNEYNMFNIDPAIENSDNQTGSVNSSVQEYNADIDNQLPETVTLLRTPNGGKLYLVGTAHFSIESQNDVSKIIQAVQPHIVVVELCRARIGILQLDEQVMYHYAKHLNIQSIHGTFKEYGLYNGLLNILLLKMVAHITKELGMAPGGEFRRAFEEAKKVPYCMFYMGDRPINITIQRTVRFLSWWQTIKLVWHLIKIKDPISKKDVELCKQKAYLDEMVAKMSGEFPVLGEVFIKERDIYLTYSLQLACLPEYTSKGLEPTRVVGVVGLGHIPGIVENWGKVQPSDIPPIMSIPPLSLSSKILKFTFKASLISAIIYVGYKIIPLASIKSSVQGLLKNLSSFFGFYIDINIW, encoded by the exons ATGGTTAAGGTTATATGTGATCTTACATTTGTAGTGTACATCGAACAG ttattaTATACTTCAATTATCAAGTACAAGATGACATCAGAAATTGGTAAGTTTGTTGAAACTTTGGTAAAAGATGAACAAAAAGATTTAGTATCATCTGTAGAAGATAAACATGTGggtgtaataaataaaagagaagatattgGAGTTCAGCCCTTGTCTAGCGTTAAGAATATTACCAAGGAGTTGCTTCTAATTGAATCAGAAAAAGATGGTATAACAACCCAAGAATCTGTGATGAAATTTCCTACTTTAACAAAAACAACTGAACCattgaatattaattctattgagaacaataatagaaaaaatattgaatgttCAGATAGTAATATAGTTGTTAATG AATATAATATGTTCAACATAGATCCAGCTATTGAGAATAGCGATAATCAAACAGGATCTGTTAATTCATCTGTACAAGAATATAATGCTGATATCGATAATCAATTACCAGAAACTGTTACACTACTTAGAACACCAAATGGTGGAAAACTATATTTAGTAGGAACAGCACATTTTAGTATTGAAAGTCAAAATGATGTATCAAAG ATAATACAAGCTGTACAGCCTCATATAGTTGTTGTTGAACTGTGTAGAGCTAGGATTGGTATATTACAGCTCGATGAACAAGTAATGTACCATTATGCAAAACATTTGAATATTC agagTATTCATGGTACTTTTAAGGAGTACGGTTTATATAatggattattaaatattctcctATTAAAAATGGTTGCTCATATCACTAAAGAACTTGGAATGGCACCTGGGGGTGAATTTCGCAGAGCTTTCGAAGAG GCCAAAAAAGTTCCATATTGTATGTTTTATATGGGAGATCGTCCAATCAATATAACTATTCAACGTACAGTACGATTTTTATCTTGGTGgcaaacaataaaattagtaTGGcatttaataaagataaaagatccAATTAGTAAAAAGGATGTAGAATTATGTAAACAAAAAGCTTACTTGGATGAAATGGTTGCTAAAATGAGTGGAGAATTTCCTGTATTAGGAGaagtatttattaaagaacGAGATATCTATTTAACATATTCTCTTCAATTGGCTTGTTTACCTGAATATACTTCCAAGGGTTTGGAGCCAACAAGAGTTGTTGGCGTTGTTGGCTTGGGCCATATACCAGGCATTGTTGAAAATTGGGGTAAAGTTCAACCTTCTGATATACCACCTATCATGAG tataccaccattatcattatcaagtaaaatactaaaatttacatttaaagCATCTTTAATAAGTGCTATAATTTATGtaggatataaaattataccaCTAGCTTCTATCAAGTCATCGGTACAGGGACTTTTAAAG aatttatcatctttctttggattttatattgatataaacaTATGGTAA
- the LOC122634117 gene encoding traB domain-containing protein isoform X7, protein MPSYCRNKRKIKKYKEYNMFNIDPAIENSDNQTGSVNSSVQEYNADIDNQLPETVTLLRTPNGGKLYLVGTAHFSIESQNDVSKIIQAVQPHIVVVELCRARIGILQLDEQVMYHYAKHLNIQSIHGTFKEYGLYNGLLNILLLKMVAHITKELGMAPGGEFRRAFEEAKKVPYCMFYMGDRPINITIQRTVRFLSWWQTIKLVWHLIKIKDPISKKDVELCKQKAYLDEMVAKMSGEFPVLGEVFIKERDIYLTYSLQLACLPEYTSKGLEPTRVVGVVGLGHIPGIVENWGKVQPSDIPPIMSIPPLSLSSKILKFTFKASLISAIIYVGYKIIPLASIKSSVQGLLKNLSSFFGFYIDINIW, encoded by the exons ATGCCATCATATtgtagaaataaacgaaaaattaaaaaatataaag AATATAATATGTTCAACATAGATCCAGCTATTGAGAATAGCGATAATCAAACAGGATCTGTTAATTCATCTGTACAAGAATATAATGCTGATATCGATAATCAATTACCAGAAACTGTTACACTACTTAGAACACCAAATGGTGGAAAACTATATTTAGTAGGAACAGCACATTTTAGTATTGAAAGTCAAAATGATGTATCAAAG ATAATACAAGCTGTACAGCCTCATATAGTTGTTGTTGAACTGTGTAGAGCTAGGATTGGTATATTACAGCTCGATGAACAAGTAATGTACCATTATGCAAAACATTTGAATATTC agagTATTCATGGTACTTTTAAGGAGTACGGTTTATATAatggattattaaatattctcctATTAAAAATGGTTGCTCATATCACTAAAGAACTTGGAATGGCACCTGGGGGTGAATTTCGCAGAGCTTTCGAAGAG GCCAAAAAAGTTCCATATTGTATGTTTTATATGGGAGATCGTCCAATCAATATAACTATTCAACGTACAGTACGATTTTTATCTTGGTGgcaaacaataaaattagtaTGGcatttaataaagataaaagatccAATTAGTAAAAAGGATGTAGAATTATGTAAACAAAAAGCTTACTTGGATGAAATGGTTGCTAAAATGAGTGGAGAATTTCCTGTATTAGGAGaagtatttattaaagaacGAGATATCTATTTAACATATTCTCTTCAATTGGCTTGTTTACCTGAATATACTTCCAAGGGTTTGGAGCCAACAAGAGTTGTTGGCGTTGTTGGCTTGGGCCATATACCAGGCATTGTTGAAAATTGGGGTAAAGTTCAACCTTCTGATATACCACCTATCATGAG tataccaccattatcattatcaagtaaaatactaaaatttacatttaaagCATCTTTAATAAGTGCTATAATTTATGtaggatataaaattataccaCTAGCTTCTATCAAGTCATCGGTACAGGGACTTTTAAAG aatttatcatctttctttggattttatattgatataaacaTATGGTAA
- the LOC122634117 gene encoding traB domain-containing protein isoform X5, producing MVKVICDLTFVVYIEQLLYTSIIKYKMTSEIEYNMFNIDPAIENSDNQTGSVNSSVQEYNADIDNQLPETVTLLRTPNGGKLYLVGTAHFSIESQNDVSKIIQAVQPHIVVVELCRARIGILQLDEQVMYHYAKHLNIQSIHGTFKEYGLYNGLLNILLLKMVAHITKELGMAPGGEFRRAFEEAKKVPYCMFYMGDRPINITIQRTVRFLSWWQTIKLVWHLIKIKDPISKKDVELCKQKAYLDEMVAKMSGEFPVLGEVFIKERDIYLTYSLQLACLPEYTSKGLEPTRVVGVVGLGHIPGIVENWGKVQPSDIPPIMSIPPLSLSSKILKFTFKASLISAIIYVGYKIIPLASIKSSVQGLLKNLSSFFGFYIDINIW from the exons ATGGTTAAGGTTATATGTGATCTTACATTTGTAGTGTACATCGAACAG ttattaTATACTTCAATTATCAAGTACAAGATGACATCAGAAATTG AATATAATATGTTCAACATAGATCCAGCTATTGAGAATAGCGATAATCAAACAGGATCTGTTAATTCATCTGTACAAGAATATAATGCTGATATCGATAATCAATTACCAGAAACTGTTACACTACTTAGAACACCAAATGGTGGAAAACTATATTTAGTAGGAACAGCACATTTTAGTATTGAAAGTCAAAATGATGTATCAAAG ATAATACAAGCTGTACAGCCTCATATAGTTGTTGTTGAACTGTGTAGAGCTAGGATTGGTATATTACAGCTCGATGAACAAGTAATGTACCATTATGCAAAACATTTGAATATTC agagTATTCATGGTACTTTTAAGGAGTACGGTTTATATAatggattattaaatattctcctATTAAAAATGGTTGCTCATATCACTAAAGAACTTGGAATGGCACCTGGGGGTGAATTTCGCAGAGCTTTCGAAGAG GCCAAAAAAGTTCCATATTGTATGTTTTATATGGGAGATCGTCCAATCAATATAACTATTCAACGTACAGTACGATTTTTATCTTGGTGgcaaacaataaaattagtaTGGcatttaataaagataaaagatccAATTAGTAAAAAGGATGTAGAATTATGTAAACAAAAAGCTTACTTGGATGAAATGGTTGCTAAAATGAGTGGAGAATTTCCTGTATTAGGAGaagtatttattaaagaacGAGATATCTATTTAACATATTCTCTTCAATTGGCTTGTTTACCTGAATATACTTCCAAGGGTTTGGAGCCAACAAGAGTTGTTGGCGTTGTTGGCTTGGGCCATATACCAGGCATTGTTGAAAATTGGGGTAAAGTTCAACCTTCTGATATACCACCTATCATGAG tataccaccattatcattatcaagtaaaatactaaaatttacatttaaagCATCTTTAATAAGTGCTATAATTTATGtaggatataaaattataccaCTAGCTTCTATCAAGTCATCGGTACAGGGACTTTTAAAG aatttatcatctttctttggattttatattgatataaacaTATGGTAA
- the LOC122634117 gene encoding traB domain-containing protein isoform X10 yields the protein MTSEIDPAIENSDNQTGSVNSSVQEYNADIDNQLPETVTLLRTPNGGKLYLVGTAHFSIESQNDVSKIIQAVQPHIVVVELCRARIGILQLDEQVMYHYAKHLNIQSIHGTFKEYGLYNGLLNILLLKMVAHITKELGMAPGGEFRRAFEEAKKVPYCMFYMGDRPINITIQRTVRFLSWWQTIKLVWHLIKIKDPISKKDVELCKQKAYLDEMVAKMSGEFPVLGEVFIKERDIYLTYSLQLACLPEYTSKGLEPTRVVGVVGLGHIPGIVENWGKVQPSDIPPIMSIPPLSLSSKILKFTFKASLISAIIYVGYKIIPLASIKSSVQGLLKNLSSFFGFYIDINIW from the exons ATGACATCAGAAATTG ATCCAGCTATTGAGAATAGCGATAATCAAACAGGATCTGTTAATTCATCTGTACAAGAATATAATGCTGATATCGATAATCAATTACCAGAAACTGTTACACTACTTAGAACACCAAATGGTGGAAAACTATATTTAGTAGGAACAGCACATTTTAGTATTGAAAGTCAAAATGATGTATCAAAG ATAATACAAGCTGTACAGCCTCATATAGTTGTTGTTGAACTGTGTAGAGCTAGGATTGGTATATTACAGCTCGATGAACAAGTAATGTACCATTATGCAAAACATTTGAATATTC agagTATTCATGGTACTTTTAAGGAGTACGGTTTATATAatggattattaaatattctcctATTAAAAATGGTTGCTCATATCACTAAAGAACTTGGAATGGCACCTGGGGGTGAATTTCGCAGAGCTTTCGAAGAG GCCAAAAAAGTTCCATATTGTATGTTTTATATGGGAGATCGTCCAATCAATATAACTATTCAACGTACAGTACGATTTTTATCTTGGTGgcaaacaataaaattagtaTGGcatttaataaagataaaagatccAATTAGTAAAAAGGATGTAGAATTATGTAAACAAAAAGCTTACTTGGATGAAATGGTTGCTAAAATGAGTGGAGAATTTCCTGTATTAGGAGaagtatttattaaagaacGAGATATCTATTTAACATATTCTCTTCAATTGGCTTGTTTACCTGAATATACTTCCAAGGGTTTGGAGCCAACAAGAGTTGTTGGCGTTGTTGGCTTGGGCCATATACCAGGCATTGTTGAAAATTGGGGTAAAGTTCAACCTTCTGATATACCACCTATCATGAG tataccaccattatcattatcaagtaaaatactaaaatttacatttaaagCATCTTTAATAAGTGCTATAATTTATGtaggatataaaattataccaCTAGCTTCTATCAAGTCATCGGTACAGGGACTTTTAAAG aatttatcatctttctttggattttatattgatataaacaTATGGTAA
- the LOC122634117 gene encoding traB domain-containing protein isoform X9, translating to MTSEIEYNMFNIDPAIENSDNQTGSVNSSVQEYNADIDNQLPETVTLLRTPNGGKLYLVGTAHFSIESQNDVSKIIQAVQPHIVVVELCRARIGILQLDEQVMYHYAKHLNIQSIHGTFKEYGLYNGLLNILLLKMVAHITKELGMAPGGEFRRAFEEAKKVPYCMFYMGDRPINITIQRTVRFLSWWQTIKLVWHLIKIKDPISKKDVELCKQKAYLDEMVAKMSGEFPVLGEVFIKERDIYLTYSLQLACLPEYTSKGLEPTRVVGVVGLGHIPGIVENWGKVQPSDIPPIMSIPPLSLSSKILKFTFKASLISAIIYVGYKIIPLASIKSSVQGLLKNLSSFFGFYIDINIW from the exons ATGACATCAGAAATTG AATATAATATGTTCAACATAGATCCAGCTATTGAGAATAGCGATAATCAAACAGGATCTGTTAATTCATCTGTACAAGAATATAATGCTGATATCGATAATCAATTACCAGAAACTGTTACACTACTTAGAACACCAAATGGTGGAAAACTATATTTAGTAGGAACAGCACATTTTAGTATTGAAAGTCAAAATGATGTATCAAAG ATAATACAAGCTGTACAGCCTCATATAGTTGTTGTTGAACTGTGTAGAGCTAGGATTGGTATATTACAGCTCGATGAACAAGTAATGTACCATTATGCAAAACATTTGAATATTC agagTATTCATGGTACTTTTAAGGAGTACGGTTTATATAatggattattaaatattctcctATTAAAAATGGTTGCTCATATCACTAAAGAACTTGGAATGGCACCTGGGGGTGAATTTCGCAGAGCTTTCGAAGAG GCCAAAAAAGTTCCATATTGTATGTTTTATATGGGAGATCGTCCAATCAATATAACTATTCAACGTACAGTACGATTTTTATCTTGGTGgcaaacaataaaattagtaTGGcatttaataaagataaaagatccAATTAGTAAAAAGGATGTAGAATTATGTAAACAAAAAGCTTACTTGGATGAAATGGTTGCTAAAATGAGTGGAGAATTTCCTGTATTAGGAGaagtatttattaaagaacGAGATATCTATTTAACATATTCTCTTCAATTGGCTTGTTTACCTGAATATACTTCCAAGGGTTTGGAGCCAACAAGAGTTGTTGGCGTTGTTGGCTTGGGCCATATACCAGGCATTGTTGAAAATTGGGGTAAAGTTCAACCTTCTGATATACCACCTATCATGAG tataccaccattatcattatcaagtaaaatactaaaatttacatttaaagCATCTTTAATAAGTGCTATAATTTATGtaggatataaaattataccaCTAGCTTCTATCAAGTCATCGGTACAGGGACTTTTAAAG aatttatcatctttctttggattttatattgatataaacaTATGGTAA
- the LOC122634117 gene encoding traB domain-containing protein isoform X4 codes for MTSEIGKFVETLVKDEQKDLVSSVEDKHVGVINKREDIGVQPLSSVKNITKELLLIESEKDGITTQESVMKFPTLTKTTEPLNINSIENNNRKNIECSDSNIVVNEYNMFNIDPAIENSDNQTGSVNSSVQEYNADIDNQLPETVTLLRTPNGGKLYLVGTAHFSIESQNDVSKIIQAVQPHIVVVELCRARIGILQLDEQVMYHYAKHLNIQSIHGTFKEYGLYNGLLNILLLKMVAHITKELGMAPGGEFRRAFEEAKKVPYCMFYMGDRPINITIQRTVRFLSWWQTIKLVWHLIKIKDPISKKDVELCKQKAYLDEMVAKMSGEFPVLGEVFIKERDIYLTYSLQLACLPEYTSKGLEPTRVVGVVGLGHIPGIVENWGKVQPSDIPPIMSIPPLSLSSKILKFTFKASLISAIIYVGYKIIPLASIKSSVQGLLKNLSSFFGFYIDINIW; via the exons ATGACATCAGAAATTGGTAAGTTTGTTGAAACTTTGGTAAAAGATGAACAAAAAGATTTAGTATCATCTGTAGAAGATAAACATGTGggtgtaataaataaaagagaagatattgGAGTTCAGCCCTTGTCTAGCGTTAAGAATATTACCAAGGAGTTGCTTCTAATTGAATCAGAAAAAGATGGTATAACAACCCAAGAATCTGTGATGAAATTTCCTACTTTAACAAAAACAACTGAACCattgaatattaattctattgagaacaataatagaaaaaatattgaatgttCAGATAGTAATATAGTTGTTAATG AATATAATATGTTCAACATAGATCCAGCTATTGAGAATAGCGATAATCAAACAGGATCTGTTAATTCATCTGTACAAGAATATAATGCTGATATCGATAATCAATTACCAGAAACTGTTACACTACTTAGAACACCAAATGGTGGAAAACTATATTTAGTAGGAACAGCACATTTTAGTATTGAAAGTCAAAATGATGTATCAAAG ATAATACAAGCTGTACAGCCTCATATAGTTGTTGTTGAACTGTGTAGAGCTAGGATTGGTATATTACAGCTCGATGAACAAGTAATGTACCATTATGCAAAACATTTGAATATTC agagTATTCATGGTACTTTTAAGGAGTACGGTTTATATAatggattattaaatattctcctATTAAAAATGGTTGCTCATATCACTAAAGAACTTGGAATGGCACCTGGGGGTGAATTTCGCAGAGCTTTCGAAGAG GCCAAAAAAGTTCCATATTGTATGTTTTATATGGGAGATCGTCCAATCAATATAACTATTCAACGTACAGTACGATTTTTATCTTGGTGgcaaacaataaaattagtaTGGcatttaataaagataaaagatccAATTAGTAAAAAGGATGTAGAATTATGTAAACAAAAAGCTTACTTGGATGAAATGGTTGCTAAAATGAGTGGAGAATTTCCTGTATTAGGAGaagtatttattaaagaacGAGATATCTATTTAACATATTCTCTTCAATTGGCTTGTTTACCTGAATATACTTCCAAGGGTTTGGAGCCAACAAGAGTTGTTGGCGTTGTTGGCTTGGGCCATATACCAGGCATTGTTGAAAATTGGGGTAAAGTTCAACCTTCTGATATACCACCTATCATGAG tataccaccattatcattatcaagtaaaatactaaaatttacatttaaagCATCTTTAATAAGTGCTATAATTTATGtaggatataaaattataccaCTAGCTTCTATCAAGTCATCGGTACAGGGACTTTTAAAG aatttatcatctttctttggattttatattgatataaacaTATGGTAA
- the LOC122634117 gene encoding traB domain-containing protein isoform X6, whose translation MVKVICDLTFVVYIEQLLYTSIIKYKMTSEIDPAIENSDNQTGSVNSSVQEYNADIDNQLPETVTLLRTPNGGKLYLVGTAHFSIESQNDVSKIIQAVQPHIVVVELCRARIGILQLDEQVMYHYAKHLNIQSIHGTFKEYGLYNGLLNILLLKMVAHITKELGMAPGGEFRRAFEEAKKVPYCMFYMGDRPINITIQRTVRFLSWWQTIKLVWHLIKIKDPISKKDVELCKQKAYLDEMVAKMSGEFPVLGEVFIKERDIYLTYSLQLACLPEYTSKGLEPTRVVGVVGLGHIPGIVENWGKVQPSDIPPIMSIPPLSLSSKILKFTFKASLISAIIYVGYKIIPLASIKSSVQGLLKNLSSFFGFYIDINIW comes from the exons ATGGTTAAGGTTATATGTGATCTTACATTTGTAGTGTACATCGAACAG ttattaTATACTTCAATTATCAAGTACAAGATGACATCAGAAATTG ATCCAGCTATTGAGAATAGCGATAATCAAACAGGATCTGTTAATTCATCTGTACAAGAATATAATGCTGATATCGATAATCAATTACCAGAAACTGTTACACTACTTAGAACACCAAATGGTGGAAAACTATATTTAGTAGGAACAGCACATTTTAGTATTGAAAGTCAAAATGATGTATCAAAG ATAATACAAGCTGTACAGCCTCATATAGTTGTTGTTGAACTGTGTAGAGCTAGGATTGGTATATTACAGCTCGATGAACAAGTAATGTACCATTATGCAAAACATTTGAATATTC agagTATTCATGGTACTTTTAAGGAGTACGGTTTATATAatggattattaaatattctcctATTAAAAATGGTTGCTCATATCACTAAAGAACTTGGAATGGCACCTGGGGGTGAATTTCGCAGAGCTTTCGAAGAG GCCAAAAAAGTTCCATATTGTATGTTTTATATGGGAGATCGTCCAATCAATATAACTATTCAACGTACAGTACGATTTTTATCTTGGTGgcaaacaataaaattagtaTGGcatttaataaagataaaagatccAATTAGTAAAAAGGATGTAGAATTATGTAAACAAAAAGCTTACTTGGATGAAATGGTTGCTAAAATGAGTGGAGAATTTCCTGTATTAGGAGaagtatttattaaagaacGAGATATCTATTTAACATATTCTCTTCAATTGGCTTGTTTACCTGAATATACTTCCAAGGGTTTGGAGCCAACAAGAGTTGTTGGCGTTGTTGGCTTGGGCCATATACCAGGCATTGTTGAAAATTGGGGTAAAGTTCAACCTTCTGATATACCACCTATCATGAG tataccaccattatcattatcaagtaaaatactaaaatttacatttaaagCATCTTTAATAAGTGCTATAATTTATGtaggatataaaattataccaCTAGCTTCTATCAAGTCATCGGTACAGGGACTTTTAAAG aatttatcatctttctttggattttatattgatataaacaTATGGTAA